A genome region from Nitrosopumilus oxyclinae includes the following:
- a CDS encoding peptidylprolyl isomerase, with amino-acid sequence MSNKIKCSHILVAKQSEALTILEKIKSGEKFGNLAKEFSTDTGSGKKEGNLGYFTKGMMVKPFEEAAFKLQVGEISEPIKSEFGYHIIKRQG; translated from the coding sequence ATGAGTAATAAGATAAAATGCTCGCACATACTAGTAGCAAAACAAAGCGAAGCGCTAACAATTCTTGAAAAAATCAAAAGTGGTGAAAAATTTGGCAATTTAGCAAAAGAATTTTCAACTGACACAGGGAGTGGCAAAAAAGAAGGGAATTTAGGCTATTTTACAAAAGGAATGATGGTAAAACCATTTGAAGAAGCAGCATTCAAACTTCAAGTTGGAGAAATTTCCGAACCAATCAAATCAGAATTTGGATACCATATTATCAAAAGACAAGGGTAG
- a CDS encoding DEAD/DEAH box helicase translates to MTDFVDKKYVKKNSIEIRDYQINLANQAITENCIVVLPTGLGKTAVALHVISEYLSKGTGGILFLAPTRVLVNQHYDFLKNNLTLDDIALVTGEDPIPKRTNLWNNSIVCATPEIARNDLIRGIVNPDQFSLVIFDEVHRTVGDYAYSGIAERFGDSSARLVGMTATLPSEKEKATEILTKLRISSVAERTEDSPDVKPYTQETNTEWINVELPPDLKAIQKLLKLALDERYDVLRKNGIRLAEQQSLSALLRIRQFVLNQNRRSAKPLFTAIRIHYALNILEAHGITPFLKFCERAKAKKGVGVKDLFEIDPNFTRAIHLANEAQSRGIEHSKIPKLKEIIESVPGKALIFTSYRDSVDLIYNKLTELGISAGILIGKAGDAGLKQKKQIETVQNFRDGLFRVLVATRVGEEGLDIAEVNQVIFYDNVPSSVRFIQRRGRTGRKDTGKLVVLIAKNTIDETYYWIGKRKMTAAKSMGEKMTKVLENNQEIESKKSGLDAFL, encoded by the coding sequence ATGACTGATTTCGTTGATAAAAAATATGTAAAAAAAAACTCTATTGAGATAAGAGACTATCAGATTAATCTGGCAAATCAAGCCATTACAGAAAACTGTATTGTTGTTTTGCCTACCGGTCTTGGAAAAACTGCTGTTGCATTACATGTAATTTCTGAATATCTATCAAAAGGAACTGGAGGAATCTTATTTTTAGCACCTACTCGAGTTTTAGTGAATCAGCACTATGATTTTTTAAAAAATAATCTTACTCTGGATGATATCGCACTAGTTACTGGTGAGGACCCAATTCCCAAGCGAACTAATCTTTGGAACAATAGTATTGTCTGTGCTACTCCTGAAATTGCTAGAAATGATTTAATTCGTGGTATAGTTAATCCCGACCAATTTAGTCTGGTGATATTTGATGAAGTACATAGAACTGTAGGTGATTATGCATACTCTGGAATCGCTGAACGATTCGGAGATTCGTCTGCTAGACTTGTGGGGATGACTGCTACTTTACCTAGTGAAAAAGAAAAGGCTACTGAGATTTTAACAAAACTTCGAATTTCTAGTGTTGCTGAACGTACTGAAGATAGTCCTGATGTAAAACCTTACACTCAAGAAACTAACACTGAATGGATTAACGTTGAACTTCCTCCTGATCTAAAGGCGATACAAAAATTATTGAAATTAGCATTAGATGAGCGATATGATGTTTTAAGAAAAAACGGAATACGTTTGGCAGAGCAACAATCATTATCTGCACTTCTCAGAATTCGACAATTTGTATTAAATCAGAATAGACGTTCTGCAAAACCCCTATTCACTGCGATTAGAATTCATTATGCGTTGAATATTTTGGAGGCTCATGGAATTACACCATTTCTAAAATTCTGTGAACGTGCAAAAGCAAAGAAGGGAGTAGGTGTTAAAGACTTGTTTGAAATTGATCCAAACTTTACACGGGCTATTCATTTGGCAAATGAAGCACAATCTCGTGGCATTGAACATTCAAAGATTCCTAAACTTAAAGAAATAATTGAGTCTGTTCCTGGTAAGGCATTGATCTTTACAAGCTATCGTGACTCTGTTGATTTAATTTACAATAAACTCACTGAATTGGGAATTTCTGCAGGTATCTTGATTGGAAAAGCAGGAGATGCTGGATTGAAGCAGAAGAAACAAATTGAAACTGTACAAAATTTTCGAGATGGGTTATTCCGAGTACTTGTTGCTACTCGTGTTGGGGAAGAAGGACTAGATATTGCAGAAGTTAATCAGGTGATTTTTTATGATAACGTTCCTAGCTCTGTAAGATTCATTCAAAGGAGAGGTAGGACGGGGAGAAAAGATACTGGTAAACTTGTAGTGTTGATTGCAAAAAACACTATTGATGAGACGTATTATTGGATTGGGAAAAGAAAAATGACTGCAGCAAAATCAATGGGTGAAAAAATGACTAAAGTATTGGAGAATAATCAAGAAATTGAATCTAAAAAATCTGGACTAGATGCATTTCTTTAA
- a CDS encoding dCMP deaminase family protein, which produces MLQAELAKLRSNCMTRQVGAVIVRNHRQLATGYNGTPPGIKNCFEGGCKRCQLRMEGKIESGASLDRCLCNHAEANAIMHCAILGIEAGIKGAILYTTFVPCLECTKMAITIGIRKFVCLDAYPETDYELLEEAGVEVISLDKDKITKWAKALVSKYEDSE; this is translated from the coding sequence ATGCTTCAAGCAGAACTAGCAAAATTGCGCTCCAACTGCATGACCAGACAAGTAGGAGCAGTAATTGTGAGAAACCACAGACAATTAGCAACTGGATATAATGGAACCCCACCTGGAATCAAAAATTGTTTTGAAGGAGGATGTAAGAGATGTCAACTTCGAATGGAAGGCAAAATTGAATCCGGAGCATCACTGGATAGATGTCTGTGCAACCATGCAGAAGCTAATGCAATTATGCATTGTGCAATATTAGGAATTGAAGCTGGAATAAAAGGTGCAATTCTATACACAACATTTGTACCATGCCTAGAATGCACAAAAATGGCAATTACTATCGGAATTAGAAAATTTGTTTGTCTTGATGCATATCCTGAAACAGATTATGAATTACTAGAAGAAGCAGGAGTTGAAGTAATTAGTTTAGACAAAGATAAAATTACAAAATGGGCAAAAGCACTAGTTAGTAAATACGAAGATTCAGAGTGA
- a CDS encoding DMT family transporter: MKSKYGYYLIILAAALSALIHVISKPMLENSENLIEINPVVMAFLIYFIGGIFFTPVARKTSSISKFGKKDWLFMGAIGIAEVSALITYFYGLSTATAVNASIFSNSEIIFALVIGMMVFKERLHIKECIPFSMIIIGMMALPIGNDLYQNNFNLGHMVTGDLLIVLSGILYAIDITFCKYVGDKFDARRVTQIVSFICAGVAISLIVIFEIPMDVDVTQLPGILVMSILGTGMSTLFFLMALKMIGTVRTVLLYSTTAVFGVVFSGLFLAETITAIDIISLVLVLTGIFLLRNRLAGKDDHDVSADNEVIINESSHRSSVKRGKHKSKTPIPHRIREVVVFQGWIGAG, from the coding sequence GTGAAATCAAAATACGGATATTATTTGATCATTTTAGCTGCTGCATTATCAGCACTTATCCACGTAATTTCAAAACCCATGCTTGAAAATTCAGAAAATCTAATTGAAATTAACCCAGTAGTTATGGCATTTTTAATTTATTTTATCGGAGGTATTTTCTTTACCCCAGTAGCACGAAAAACAAGTTCTATTTCCAAATTTGGAAAAAAAGATTGGTTGTTCATGGGGGCTATTGGAATTGCAGAAGTATCAGCACTAATCACATACTTTTACGGTCTATCAACTGCAACTGCAGTTAACGCATCGATATTCAGTAACAGTGAGATAATTTTTGCCCTAGTCATAGGAATGATGGTATTCAAAGAAAGACTACACATCAAAGAATGCATTCCGTTTTCAATGATAATTATTGGAATGATGGCACTTCCAATTGGAAATGATCTTTATCAAAATAATTTTAATTTAGGACATATGGTCACAGGAGATCTTTTGATAGTACTATCAGGCATATTGTATGCAATTGACATTACATTTTGTAAATATGTAGGAGACAAGTTTGATGCAAGAAGAGTTACACAGATTGTGTCATTCATTTGTGCAGGAGTTGCCATTTCATTAATTGTAATATTTGAGATTCCTATGGATGTAGATGTAACTCAACTTCCAGGAATCTTAGTAATGTCAATTTTAGGAACAGGAATGTCAACATTATTTTTCTTGATGGCTTTGAAAATGATTGGTACCGTTAGAACAGTCTTGTTGTATTCAACTACTGCAGTTTTTGGAGTAGTATTTTCAGGCCTATTCCTCGCCGAAACAATTACTGCAATAGACATCATATCACTAGTTTTAGTACTAACTGGAATATTCTTACTTAGAAACAGGCTGGCAGGCAAAGATGATCACGATGTTAGTGCAGATAATGAAGTAATCATTAACGAATCATCACATAGGTCATCAGTTAAGCGCGGTAAACATAAATCAAAAACACCGATTCCACACAGAATAAGAGAAGTAGTTGTTTTCCAAGGTTGGATTGGTGCAGGATAG
- a CDS encoding TrmB family transcriptional regulator, with translation MAIIANTMQLGTFPVDKTNYEEIRDALVGFGLTPNQSKVFFYLGKIGSKTASDIAKAVNIPRSETYHLLTALQNKGIVEASFQHPIQFTALAIKKAVNLLISTETERLNKLKKSGPVLEEIWEKIPGATTTKKEDEEEKFKVLQGGNQVNSKIFDMILNAKEECRILGSEKDFMKFYHANFLDALEEREINYKLLTPITNKSKYIFEGIDKSKIKQLCSSVKENLCFLIKDDDEVLFFIKNEGNNKEMRAIWTNSETIIYSKALLFNNIWSKTDSDEVDIK, from the coding sequence ATGGCAATCATTGCAAATACAATGCAGTTAGGAACTTTTCCAGTCGATAAAACAAATTATGAAGAAATCAGAGATGCATTAGTAGGGTTTGGATTAACACCTAACCAAAGCAAAGTCTTCTTTTATCTTGGAAAAATAGGATCAAAAACAGCATCAGATATTGCAAAGGCAGTAAATATTCCAAGAAGTGAAACATATCACTTGTTAACAGCACTACAAAACAAAGGAATTGTAGAGGCATCTTTCCAACATCCAATTCAATTCACAGCACTGGCAATTAAAAAAGCAGTAAACCTACTAATCAGTACAGAAACAGAACGACTCAACAAACTAAAAAAATCAGGCCCAGTCCTAGAAGAGATATGGGAAAAAATACCAGGAGCTACTACAACTAAAAAAGAAGATGAAGAAGAGAAATTCAAAGTATTGCAAGGGGGAAATCAAGTTAACAGTAAAATTTTTGACATGATATTAAATGCAAAAGAAGAGTGTAGAATTTTAGGTTCAGAGAAAGACTTTATGAAATTTTATCATGCAAACTTTCTTGATGCATTAGAAGAGAGGGAAATCAATTACAAACTATTAACTCCAATTACAAATAAATCAAAATATATTTTTGAAGGTATTGACAAATCTAAAATCAAACAATTGTGTTCATCTGTAAAAGAAAACTTGTGCTTTTTGATCAAAGATGATGATGAAGTATTATTCTTTATTAAAAATGAAGGAAATAATAAAGAGATGAGGGCAATTTGGACAAACTCTGAAACTATCATCTATTCTAAAGCATTATTGTTTAACAATATTTGGTCAAAAACAGATTCAGACGAGGTAGATATCAAATGA
- a CDS encoding response regulator: protein MKILHVEDVSEISQIFADILSTKNYDFDSVSDGRAGLELAVYKDYDLILLDMCMPKYSGVDFLLDLKHRRPSELSKVVIVSALEMNPTQEQELLNLGIRSVLRKPISVQGLLSQIEQEVVF, encoded by the coding sequence ATGAAAATACTTCATGTTGAAGATGTTTCTGAAATAAGTCAAATTTTTGCAGATATTTTATCTACTAAAAATTATGATTTTGATAGTGTGTCTGATGGACGAGCTGGTTTAGAATTGGCAGTCTACAAAGATTATGATTTAATCTTGCTTGACATGTGTATGCCAAAATATAGTGGTGTTGATTTCCTTTTAGATCTAAAACATAGACGACCTTCAGAATTGTCTAAAGTGGTAATCGTTAGTGCCCTTGAAATGAATCCTACACAAGAACAGGAACTACTTAATTTGGGAATTCGTTCCGTTCTAAGAAAACCAATTTCTGTTCAAGGACTATTGTCTCAAATTGAGCAAGAAGTAGTTTTTTAG
- a CDS encoding DUF2203 domain-containing protein, protein MFSFFTTNEANDALPDVIKKFEYALAKNTEVKKIEQELQICISTTNSFESYVNLKQKLNSAITKFYESVELLENTGVIVKSIEQGLLDFPSKRFEEEVCLCWKYGETDIKFWHEKDSGFMGRKPIEVDDDTLV, encoded by the coding sequence ATGTTCTCGTTTTTTACTACAAATGAAGCAAATGATGCATTACCTGATGTGATAAAGAAATTTGAATATGCTTTGGCTAAAAATACTGAAGTAAAGAAGATTGAGCAAGAATTACAAATTTGCATCTCAACTACAAATTCCTTTGAATCTTATGTTAATTTAAAACAAAAACTAAATTCTGCAATTACCAAATTCTATGAATCTGTAGAATTATTGGAAAATACAGGAGTTATTGTTAAAAGTATAGAGCAGGGATTGCTTGATTTTCCTTCAAAACGATTTGAAGAGGAAGTATGTCTATGTTGGAAATATGGTGAGACTGACATTAAATTCTGGCATGAAAAAGATTCTGGGTTTATGGGTCGCAAACCAATTGAAGTTGATGACGATACTCTAGTTTGA
- a CDS encoding pyridoxamine 5'-phosphate oxidase family protein has product MIEFNNKEIAFLNELEEARIATSHDNIPHTKPVSFIFVDNSIIIATDYNTRTYKNVKINSKSAIVIDIYKSGGHKAICIQGDTELIEAGQEFKKLYDIFYKKFSWVRKDPWKENEAPFLKIIPNNKISWGLS; this is encoded by the coding sequence TTGATTGAATTTAATAATAAAGAAATAGCATTTCTAAATGAATTAGAAGAGGCAAGAATAGCTACATCACATGACAACATACCCCATACCAAACCAGTGTCATTTATTTTTGTAGATAATTCAATAATTATTGCAACAGACTATAACACAAGAACGTACAAAAATGTCAAAATAAATTCAAAATCTGCAATTGTAATTGATATTTACAAATCTGGAGGACATAAAGCAATCTGCATTCAAGGAGATACAGAATTAATTGAAGCAGGACAAGAGTTTAAAAAACTATACGATATTTTTTATAAAAAATTTTCGTGGGTAAGAAAAGATCCTTGGAAAGAAAATGAAGCCCCATTTTTAAAAATCATACCAAATAATAAAATTAGTTGGGGATTATCCTAA
- a CDS encoding histidine kinase — MGNGGIDPKETPDVVPEKVESSFNYKAFLGIVILVITFHISINYFISGENADTVVSLFSMFVPLALSIIGFSVVKKYKGTQVFGKAYLALSLGYLSIFFAEVTYAVYDIVYDIEPYPSIADVFFFLLYPLLLTYLFINIKFFSPKLGKKSKLWIIAMPLIVLLGYSILSTTEGEISFLEFDFYYGIVFVYSATLTLAVAVVGASIFRQGAIGKAWLILVIGILLNNLGDLWYYNLELFEGYDLTHPVNMFWYSGYLVVIYALLKHKKTL, encoded by the coding sequence ATGGGCAATGGCGGTATTGATCCAAAGGAAACACCAGATGTAGTACCAGAGAAAGTAGAAAGTTCCTTTAATTACAAAGCATTTCTAGGAATTGTAATTTTAGTAATAACATTTCATATAAGCATCAATTATTTCATATCAGGAGAAAATGCAGATACAGTAGTTTCCCTATTTTCAATGTTTGTCCCACTTGCACTTTCAATTATTGGATTTTCAGTAGTTAAAAAATACAAAGGAACCCAAGTTTTTGGTAAAGCATATCTAGCACTATCCTTAGGATATCTGAGTATATTTTTTGCAGAAGTCACATATGCAGTATATGATATTGTTTACGATATTGAACCATATCCATCCATTGCAGATGTGTTCTTCTTTTTACTATACCCATTATTATTGACATATCTTTTCATCAATATCAAATTCTTTTCTCCAAAGTTAGGCAAAAAATCAAAACTGTGGATAATTGCGATGCCATTAATTGTATTACTAGGATATTCAATATTATCTACTACTGAAGGGGAGATCAGCTTTCTAGAATTTGATTTCTACTATGGAATCGTGTTTGTTTATTCTGCAACACTCACATTAGCAGTAGCAGTAGTAGGGGCATCAATATTCAGACAAGGAGCCATTGGTAAAGCATGGTTAATTTTAGTCATAGGAATTTTACTTAACAACCTGGGAGACCTTTGGTATTACAATTTAGAATTGTTTGAAGGGTATGATCTCACACATCCAGTAAACATGTTTTGGTATTCAGGATACTTGGTTGTAATCTATGCCTTACTCAAACACAAAAAAACACTTTAG
- a CDS encoding transcriptional regulator, translating into MENGLDNLLVPSLRKSIEENLGKETLNKIEERLMERHGLGLVQAIKNFHKFDSVLREFFGAGADGLEQKFLQTIVQVEKTKQSDSNWIHIKDPELSRVFLESFADQDKKAVLGSVMDTSLIIAKILETCSIPQTSGYRKINYLINNGLLISTGFELAHDGKKVKKYETIFDNVKVDIIKNDIAVKVQLKNTLISDSSILQTVQIYS; encoded by the coding sequence ATGGAAAACGGATTAGACAACTTACTTGTTCCTTCTTTACGAAAATCTATAGAAGAAAATTTGGGTAAGGAGACATTAAATAAAATTGAAGAAAGATTAATGGAAAGACACGGTCTTGGTTTAGTTCAAGCAATTAAAAATTTCCATAAATTTGATAGTGTTCTAAGGGAATTCTTTGGTGCAGGTGCTGATGGTCTTGAACAAAAATTCTTACAAACAATTGTTCAAGTTGAAAAAACAAAGCAATCTGATTCCAACTGGATTCACATAAAAGATCCTGAACTTTCAAGAGTATTTTTAGAATCATTTGCTGATCAAGATAAAAAAGCAGTCCTTGGTTCTGTGATGGATACATCTTTGATAATTGCAAAAATTCTTGAAACTTGTAGTATTCCACAAACATCTGGATATCGAAAAATAAATTATTTAATTAATAATGGATTACTAATATCAACTGGATTTGAGTTGGCACATGATGGCAAAAAAGTCAAAAAATATGAAACAATTTTTGACAATGTCAAAGTTGACATTATTAAAAATGATATTGCAGTAAAAGTTCAACTGAAGAATACTTTGATCAGTGACAGTTCTATTTTACAGACTGTACAAATTTATTCTTAG
- a CDS encoding HEAT repeat domain-containing protein: MAIEIYDENKLRDLPDEQRMSVCERIIKNDSDESKRWDAVWLIGELAENKTKDDPLFDKAADLMEWVLKNDNNGVVKHEACYQIAGRNMRSKIPVLVDSALNDKSILTKHEAIESLGLMRAFDAIDLIKDAEVDPSIDVRETARFVIKRLRRLQDQGEYKPTNIL, encoded by the coding sequence ATGGCAATAGAAATCTATGATGAAAACAAATTGAGAGACCTTCCAGATGAACAAAGGATGTCAGTTTGTGAAAGAATCATCAAAAATGATAGTGATGAATCAAAAAGATGGGATGCAGTATGGTTAATCGGAGAATTAGCTGAAAATAAAACAAAAGACGACCCGTTATTTGACAAAGCTGCAGACTTGATGGAATGGGTTTTAAAAAATGATAATAACGGAGTGGTAAAACATGAGGCATGTTATCAAATTGCAGGCAGAAACATGAGAAGCAAAATTCCAGTACTAGTAGACTCTGCCCTAAATGACAAAAGTATCTTAACAAAACATGAAGCAATTGAATCTTTAGGACTCATGCGAGCTTTTGATGCTATAGATTTGATTAAAGATGCAGAAGTTGATCCAAGTATCGATGTTAGGGAAACTGCAAGATTTGTAATCAAGAGATTACGTAGATTACAAGATCAAGGCGAATACAAACCAACAAACATTTTGTAA
- a CDS encoding DNA-directed DNA polymerase I has protein sequence MQVNLPETKKIESMLPSMLVSATYDNISKSVVLKFYEPESKKLILWHDETNHKPYCYSRLDPDELDFLQERTDVLEIKQIKKYDLLKDEEINLSQIIVDNPLSIGGNFGESIKNQIETWESDLKYYENYLYDRGLIVGRYYEVKNGKIEPYDVEISDEVKLALKSLLWDKVDSKSMVDAEEFKIFISEWADLLNQPIPRIKRLSVDIEVEAVIGRIPDPKLAEKKVTAVGLKGSDGFDQIFVLKTEGTEEGTNELEPNIKIKFYELNDEKKMLEDAFEIIKTFPFVLTYNGDEFDLPYLYNRAERLGIQNSQNPFYMMRDSATLKEGVHLDLYKVLSNRSFQIYAFSQSYTDFSLNSVSKALLGKEKIDYGLEFDELTLYQTANYCYNDALLTYELTSFNKDLLMDLLVIIARIGRLPIDDVARLGVSQWIRSLLYYEHRRRNYLIPKREELQRRSEGVMSDAVIKDKKYRGGLVVEPKEGIHFDVVVMDFASLYPSIIKVRNLSYETVRCTHEECKKNTIPGTNHWACTKKNGLTSMIIGSLRDLRVNYYKSLSKKETLTDDQKQQYTVVSQALKVILNASYGVMGAEIFPLYFLPVAEATTAIGRHTILETIKKCEDTGIEVLYGDTDSLFLKKPTPEQIKIVIEQAKKDHGVDLEIDKTYRYCVLSNRKKNYLGVTKSGKVDVKGLTGKKSHTPAFIKNLFYELVDILSKVQTMDDFVKAKQDIAEKISICGKKVEAKEIPLEDLTFNVMLSKAPSEYVKTIPQHIRAAKQLESIREIKKGDKISFIKILNKPGVKPVELAKKEEIDSKKYMEFMESTLEQITSSMDLDFDTMLGKPKQTGLDEFFWS, from the coding sequence ATGCAAGTCAATTTGCCTGAAACTAAAAAAATTGAATCAATGTTACCATCAATGCTAGTGTCAGCCACATATGACAACATTTCAAAATCAGTTGTTCTAAAATTCTATGAACCAGAATCAAAAAAACTAATTTTATGGCATGATGAAACAAATCATAAACCATATTGTTATTCAAGATTAGATCCAGATGAATTAGATTTCCTTCAAGAAAGAACTGATGTACTTGAAATCAAACAGATTAAAAAATATGATTTACTAAAGGATGAAGAAATTAATTTATCACAAATAATTGTAGATAATCCATTATCCATAGGAGGAAATTTTGGAGAAAGCATAAAAAATCAAATTGAAACATGGGAATCTGATCTCAAATATTATGAAAACTATCTTTATGACAGAGGGCTAATAGTTGGAAGATATTACGAAGTAAAAAATGGAAAAATAGAACCTTACGATGTAGAAATTTCAGATGAAGTTAAACTTGCATTGAAGAGTTTGTTGTGGGATAAAGTAGACAGTAAAAGCATGGTAGATGCAGAAGAATTTAAAATATTTATTTCAGAATGGGCAGATTTACTAAACCAGCCAATTCCAAGAATAAAAAGACTCAGTGTAGATATAGAAGTCGAAGCAGTAATTGGAAGAATTCCAGACCCAAAACTTGCAGAAAAAAAAGTTACAGCCGTCGGTCTAAAAGGATCTGATGGATTTGATCAAATTTTTGTACTAAAAACAGAAGGAACAGAAGAAGGGACAAATGAGCTAGAACCCAACATCAAGATAAAATTCTATGAATTAAATGATGAGAAAAAAATGCTAGAAGACGCATTTGAAATAATCAAAACATTTCCATTTGTTCTAACATATAACGGAGATGAATTTGATTTACCATATCTCTACAACAGAGCAGAAAGATTAGGGATACAAAACTCACAAAATCCATTTTACATGATGAGAGATTCTGCAACCCTCAAAGAAGGAGTTCATTTAGATTTATACAAAGTTCTTTCAAATAGATCATTTCAGATCTATGCATTCAGCCAATCATATACGGATTTTTCTCTAAATAGTGTCTCAAAGGCACTTCTAGGAAAAGAAAAGATAGACTACGGGCTAGAATTTGATGAATTAACACTTTACCAGACTGCAAATTATTGTTACAATGACGCACTACTAACATACGAACTTACCAGTTTCAACAAAGATTTGTTGATGGACTTGCTTGTAATCATTGCAAGGATTGGAAGATTACCAATTGACGATGTTGCAAGATTAGGAGTGTCACAATGGATTAGAAGTTTATTGTATTATGAACACAGACGAAGAAATTATTTAATTCCCAAACGTGAAGAATTGCAAAGAAGATCAGAGGGGGTAATGTCTGATGCAGTAATCAAAGATAAAAAATATAGAGGAGGTCTCGTTGTTGAACCAAAAGAAGGAATCCATTTCGATGTTGTTGTAATGGATTTTGCAAGTCTATATCCAAGTATCATCAAAGTTCGAAATTTATCATATGAGACAGTAAGATGCACTCATGAAGAATGTAAAAAAAATACAATACCTGGGACAAATCATTGGGCATGTACAAAGAAAAACGGTCTAACATCAATGATCATCGGATCATTGCGAGATTTGAGAGTAAACTATTACAAAAGTCTCTCAAAAAAAGAGACATTAACTGATGATCAAAAGCAGCAATACACAGTAGTCAGTCAAGCACTCAAAGTAATTCTAAATGCCAGCTATGGGGTAATGGGTGCTGAAATATTTCCACTCTACTTTCTACCAGTAGCAGAAGCAACAACTGCGATAGGAAGACATACAATTTTAGAGACAATCAAAAAATGCGAAGATACAGGAATTGAAGTGTTGTATGGAGATACAGATTCATTATTCCTTAAAAAACCAACTCCAGAGCAAATTAAGATAGTAATAGAGCAGGCAAAAAAAGATCATGGAGTAGATTTAGAAATTGACAAAACATATAGATATTGTGTATTAAGTAATAGAAAGAAAAATTATCTAGGAGTAACAAAATCAGGTAAAGTAGATGTTAAAGGGTTAACAGGCAAAAAATCACACACACCAGCTTTTATCAAAAATTTATTTTATGAATTAGTAGACATATTATCTAAAGTTCAGACGATGGATGACTTTGTAAAAGCAAAACAAGACATTGCAGAAAAAATTTCAATTTGTGGAAAAAAAGTAGAAGCCAAAGAAATTCCATTAGAAGATTTAACATTCAATGTGATGTTGAGTAAAGCTCCTTCAGAATATGTAAAAACAATTCCTCAACATATCAGAGCAGCAAAACAACTAGAATCAATTAGAGAGATAAAGAAAGGAGATAAAATTTCATTCATTAAAATTCTAAACAAACCAGGCGTAAAACCAGTAGAGTTGGCAAAAAAAGAAGAGATTGATTCTAAAAAATACATGGAGTTTATGGAATCAACATTGGAGCAAATAACATCCTCAATGGATTTAGATTTTGATACAATGTTGGGAAAACCAAAGCAAACAGGATTAGATGAATTTTTTTGGAGTTGA